AACCGTATCTGTCACATAATATAAACAGCACTCTTGTTGCTTATGGTCTTGATGATGTGGATGAGAAGCAGTTTACTGTTGATTATAATCTGACTAATACTGATATTATTGAGAACAGTGCCACTGTTGAAAATATCCGTCTCTGGGACTGGCGCCCGCTGAAGACGACATATGAACAGCTTCAGCTTTTCAGGACATATTATGAATTCAATGATATTGATGTTGACCGTTATACCTTTGGTGACAGTTATAAGCAGGTCCTGATCTCAGCAAGGGAGATGAATATTAAGGATCTCCCTTCACAGGCGCAGACATGGGTCAATACTCATCTTGTCTATACTCATGGATATGGTGCTGTTATGAGTCCGGTTGATGTCGTCTCAAAAGAGGGTCTGCCTGATTTTTATTTAAAGGACATTCCCCCAACTTCTGAATACATTGAGCTTAACCAGCCCGGAATTTATTACGGTGAGGGTCTGGATGATTACTCTGTTGTCATGACAAAAACTGAGGAGTTTGATTATCCTTCAAGTGATGAAAATATCTATACTACATATCAGGGTTCCGGAGGTGTTGAATTATCCGGAATTCTTCAGAGGCTGATCTACGCCATTAAATTTAAGTCTGTTGAGCTTCTGGTTTCAGGTTCACTTGATTCTGACAGCAGGATCCTGATGAACAGGAACATTCTTGAACGTGCAGATGCTGTTGCACCGTTTTTGTCATATGATTCTGATCCATATGTCGTTGTTTCGGAGGGCAGGCTCTTCTGGATAATTGATGCTTATACTTCAACGGGTAAATTCCCGTATTCGGCGACTGTTCAGACATCTGATTATGAAGAATTCAATTATCTGAGAAACAGTGCCAAAGTTGTAATTGATGCCTATAATGGCGACATTACATATTATATTGTCAATGGAAACGATCCCCTGATTCAGGCCTATAATGGGATCTTTCCGGGCGCATTTAAAGACTTTTCAGAGATGCCTGAAGATCTCCGCAGTCATGTCAGATATCCGGCAGGAATTTTTGAAATTCAGTCTGAGGTCTATTCACTGTATCATATGAAAGATCCAAGGGTGTTTTATAACCGGGAAGATGCCTGGAATGTTCCGGATGAGGTGTACAGAGGATCAAGACAGAGGATGGAGCCGTATTACATCATCATGAAGCTTCCGGGTGAAGAATCTGAGGAGTTCATTCAGATGCTCCCGTTCACTCCACGCAGTAAGGAGAATCTGATTGCCTGGATGGCTGTAAGGTCTGATACGCCGAATTACGGTGGTATTGTGGTCTATCAGTTCTCAAAACAGGAGCTTACGTATGGTCCTATGCAGATTGAGGCCAGAATTGACCAGGACACTGAGATATCACAGGACATTACATTATGGTCACAGTCAGGCTCTTCAGTTTTAAGAGGCAATACACTCATAATCCCGATTGAGAACTCAATACTTTATGTTGAACCGCTTTATCTTGAGGCGACGGAAAAAGGAACTCTTCCACAGTTAAAGCGTGTAATTGTTGCCTATGGCGACCGCCTTACTATGAAGGATACCCTTGCTGAGGCACTGGATGAAATATTTGGTGATATTGCTATAGAAAGGCCTGTCGGAGGTGCAGGGGAAGGCATTGGCGAAGGTGAAGAGGTCGAGGTTCTAAGCAGTGAGGTTCTGGATAAGCTGAACCGTATTGCCGAACTGTACGACAGTGCACAGGATGCGCTTAATAAAGGGGATCTTGGAGCATACCAGCGAAATATTGACCAGATTGGGGATATAATTAACTCCTGATCTTTTGATTGAACCTTTTTAAGGTAATTATTCAGTCAAATCTTTTTTTAGTGCGGTAAAATTATGATATCTTCAATTTTTACGTGATTTTTATCTGTATTACGCCTCAGTTTTCGGCATTGCATTTCAGTTTTCTGTATTATCCATTTTTATCTCTTTTTTTCTCTTTTTTATTATTTCTGCTTTCGATATCTGTATATATCAGCCTGAATAAATATTATCTATGCATAAGAAAGTGCCGGCACCAGAGCTTAAGAGGCGTATGACACGCTTCAGGGATGAGATGTTACGTATAGATCCTGACTGGGAAATGGCGGCAGTTTTCAGTAAAATTAATCAGTATTATTTTGCAGGGACGATGCAGGACGGGGTTTTGCTTATACCTTCCGATGGTGAGGCTGAATTTTTTGTACGAAGGAGTTTTGAGAGGGCTAAAGAAGAATCAAATTTTCCGGTTATAAAACAGATGAGAAGTTACAGGGATGCTGCATCTGATATGGGTTTGGCTCCAAAGAAGATCTACACTGAAAAAGAGATTGTCCCCCTCTCACTTATGGAAAGATTTACAAAGCACTTCCCTGCACAGGAGATTTTAGGTGTTGACAATATAATACTAAAACTCCGGTCAGTAAAAAGCAGGTATGAACTGGATTATATTCGAGAAGCCGGAAAGATTCACAGGTTTGTCCTTGAAGATGTGGTTCCCGGCCTTTTAAGGGCGAGAATGACTGAAGCTGATCTTGGTACTGAATTATACCGTGCATTGCTTGATGAGGGCCATCAGGGCATAATCAGATTCAGGGCATTTGATACCGATTTTATGCTTGGGCAGATTGCGTTTGGTGAAAACTCCTTAAACCCCACCAATTTTGACAGTCCGAGCGGATTTCTGGGCATGGGAATTTCAGTGCCTGTTCTTGGAAGCAGAAGGCGAAAGCTAAAGAACGGAGATCTTGTATTTATTGATATTGGATGTGGTGTGTGTGGGTACCATACAGATAAGACGATGACTTATATGATGAACAGCCATCCTAAAAATGATATTTCCGATATTAATGACCGGCTGTATGATATTCAGATGGAGACTGCAAAGCTCTTAAAGCCGGGTGCAATACCTTCTGAAATATATGATACTGTTATGGATTCTATTGAACCGGAATTTCTGGATAATTTCATGGGATTTAAAAACCGTCGGGCAAGTTTTCTCGGTCACAGTATAGGTCTTCAGATTGACGAACTTCCGGTAATAGCAAAAGGATTTGATGAACCCATTGAGAAGAATATGGTCTTTGCGATTGAGCCTAAGAAGGGAATAGAAGGATTTGGTATGGTTGGGACTGAAAATACATTTATTGTAACTGCCAAAGGTGGCGAGAGTGTGACAGGTCTTCATCCCGGACTTATGGTGATTGACTGAACCACGGTAAATGCCGTTTCAGCCTGGAAAAGTAAATATTTATTTTTGGCTGAACTTTCTAAAGTTCAGCTGTTTTTCCGACAAAATACCAGGCAATTTTTGATGCGTCTCCAATATCGACTCTGCCGTCACCATTAAAGTCTGCTGTCATATCCTCCGGGATTTTTCCGGCAACCATATAGGCAACCTTCGAGACGTCACCGATATCAACAACTCCGTTGTTATTGAAGTCACCTTTGACTATTATTGAGATTATGCCATCAGCTGAAGTTATATTGTGGGTGCTGAATGAGTTATCGGTATATGTCGCATTCAGGCATTGAAGTGTTGTATTGCTCCCGTATTCCCCTGCTGCACTGATATTGAAACAGAATAATTCGGTCTCATTTCCGGATGTGAAAGGCGTAGCCGATTTAAACCATGCAACAGCCTTTCCTTCAGTAATATTTACTGTAAGGTCTGCATCCGAAACTGTGGTATTTAAGGTGATATTATTTACAGAAATAACAGATGAATCATAGACAATCTCAAAGGACAGACTGACTGCATCTGTAATATTGCCGGCAGGGACAGTAAATATGCCGCTTCCGGCCGGCTCAATCTCTCCGGCCGGCATTTTCAGGTACGGAATTTCAGCATTCTTCCCGGTTACATTAATATAATCAGTCTTTGTAATATTGTCAGTACCTGCTGAATTCATTACTGTCAGACTGACTGAATAAACTCCGGTTTTATTGAATACCTTTACAGGATCTCTTTCATCTGATGTTGTATTGTCACCAAAGTCCCAGAGCCACCCGTCCGGATCTCCGGTCGATAAATCTGTAAAACTGACTGACAGCGGATTTTCACCTAAAGTCACATCTGCGGTAAATCCGGCTTTGGGCAGTTTTTCCGGGACAGGGACAGCAGAGAGGGTTTTAAATGCATTAATCCTTCCGCCTGATACTGTTGTCGATGAGAGGGATGCAAGCGGGTCAACATTGTCTATTATAAGTTTCTTAACTTCAGTTGCTGAAAGGGTTGAGTTTAACGAGAGAATAAGTCCTGCAAGTCCGGACACATAGGGGCCTGACATTGAAGTTCCTCTCTTATATGTATATGAATTGCCTGTAACAGTACTGTAGATATTCACACCCGGAGCACCGACATCTACAGATTTAGCTCCGTAGTTTGAAAATGAGGCTCTGAGGTCACTGCTGTCAGTTGCAGCAACTGTAATGATATTGTCAAGACTGTAAGATCCCGGATATGATGGTATTACATCGGTGTTATATCCTTTATTTCCGGCAGAACAGATCGCAGGGCCGGCAAAATCCCTGATGGCATCTTCAAGGGCAACTGAATATCCGCCACCACCCCAGGAGTTACTGATTATATCTGCCCCGTTATTCCGGGCATAAATTATAGCATCTATTGCATCCGCAGTTGAGCCTGATCCGTCTGCACCGAGAAAACGAAGCGGCATTATCTTTGCATCCCACATAACACCTGTAATGCCGATTGAATTATTCCCCACACCTGCGATAATTCCGGCACAATGTGAGCCGTGACCGTTCAGATCAGTCGGATCATTGTCATCCGAATAAAAGTCCCATCCGTGAATATCGTCAATATATCCGTTATTGTCATTGTCAATGCCGTCTATAACCTCACCCGGATTCTCCCAGATATTATCCTTAAGATCCGGATGGGTGAGCAAAACCCCGGTGTCAATTACGGCGATAACAACTTCATCCGATCCTGTGGTGATATTCCAGGCATTTAAGGCATCAATATCTGCACCGGGAGTACCTGATGCACCATATACATACTGCCCGTCATTTTGAAGTCCCCAGAGTTGCCCGAAATCCGGATCGTCCGGTATGTCATGGGCATAATAAATATAATTTGGTTCTGCGTACAGCACTTCCGGGTTATTGCTGTAAACTTCAAGGGTTTCATCCAGAGATGAATTGTCCGGAATTTTAACTACTTTAAGCCCTGGAATCCCGGCATCTGAATAGTCTCTGATTATATTCTCTTCCCGAATCAGGTTTTCTGAATTCTGACCAGCCTTAACTGATTCATTTATTTTATTCCCATCTTTTACAGCATAACTTCCGGACATTAATTTTACAGGTGTATCCGGATTCATCATAACTATTATTGAATCCGGTTTAATATCGGTAAAATTATCTCCTGATCTATCCGGAAGTCCCGTGATTTCGTCATCTGCACTGCCCAATCCAGGAATGAATAAAAGGCACATTAATATACAGCACACTATTACTGATGAAGATGCCTCATGAATTATTTGTCCGGATAATGATATTTTATTCATCCTTATCTCTTGAGATGCAGTTTTTCCGTTAGTGATAAAACGCTATGATTTGATCAGTTTTTATGGATTTTTAAGATATATATTACCTCCTTTTAATGCATTTTGATTTTCTGGTCTTACATATTTGATTTAATTTAATCTTCTCTTCATAAACGCCGGTTTAATCATCTTTGAGACATAATCTATCCTCACAGATGAATTTCCTGACAATAATTGACAGCATTGTAATTCTTTTCATACTGATGGGCGTTGGTTATGCATCGTATAAATCCGGAATTATTACCCGTGATGGTGCACACGGACTTTCATCATTTCTTGTAAATATCACACTTCCGTCACTCATTATTGTTTCAATGCAGATCCCACTGAGCAGTGAAACTTTTGGAAGAACAATGGAGATGTTTGCAATTGCAATTATCTATTATATTCTTTCATTTGCATTTGCATTCACTGTCCCAAAATACCTGACAGAAAGCGACCTTGAAAAAGGTGTGTACAGCTTCATGCTTGTATTTTCAAACCTTGGTTTTATGGGCATCCCTGTAACAGCAGCAATATTTGGCAATGGGGCCGTATTTTATACATCACTGGTCATGCTTCCGTTTGGGATACTTGCCTTCTCAGTCGGAATTCTGATGTTAAGACCGGATATGGGCAGATATTTTGATCCAAAACTCTTCTTAAATTCCGGCATTATTGCATCCATAACAGGACTGATCTTCTTCTTCACCGGATTTCATATCCCTGCACCATTCATTGATGTCCTTGAGATACTCGGATCACTGACAACCCCCCTTGCAATGGTTGTAACAGGATCACTTCTTGCCACAATGCCGGCATCTTCCATGTTTAAGGATTTCAGAATTTATGCGATGACATTATTCCGTCTGGTAATAATCCCCGCTGTCCTCTATCTGATACTAAATCCGTTTGTATCTGACAGACTGCTTCTTGGAATTATTGTAATTCTTGCAGGTATGCCCGTTGCGGCAAATGCAGTGCTGCTGGCAGAGGAGTACAATGTAGATTCAACTGCGGCCTCAAAAGGAGTTTTTATCTCAACACTGTTATGTATTTTTACAATTCCCCTTACGGCATATTTCCTGCTTTAGGGTAAAAAAATATTTTTGATTTATGGTCAGGAGTTTATGGTTGCTTCACCATGCTGTGATATATCAAGTCCGACATACTCCTCTTCTTCACTAACCCTTAAACCATGTATCCTGTCGATAATTTTTGCCAGAATATAGGTTGCCGTAAAGGCAAATATCGCAGCTGAAACTGCACCCAAAATCTGGATCTCCAGTTGTCCGTATCCACCTGATATCAGGCCAACGATTCCGCCAATCGCCGGCACTGCAAAGATTCCAAGAGCGATGGTTCCCCACAGACCACCGACACCGTGAATTGCCCAGGCATCAAGTGATTCGTCCCATCCTTTGTTCATCCTGAAAAGGAGTGCTCCATAGCATAGCATGCCTGATATAACACCTATTAATATGGCCGATACCGGCCCTACATAACCCGCAGCAGGAGTTATTGCTCCAAGTCCGGCAATTGCACCTGAAATCATACCCATTGAACCTGGTTTTCCGTTAACCCAGGACGCACCAAGCCATGCAAGAGCACCGGCAGACGCAGAAATATTTGTAACTATAAAGGCATTGATGGCAATTTCATTGACCGCAAGTGCACTTCCTGCATTAAACCCAAACCATCCGAACCACAGGAGTGCACCGCCAATCAGCGTTAATGTGATGTTGTGTGGCTCCATACTGTGGTCACCGAATCCAAGTCTCTTACCGATTGCAAAAGCAAGGGCAAGTGCCCCGAATCCGGCACCAATATGTACTGCAATTCC
The sequence above is a segment of the Methanoplanus limicola DSM 2279 genome. Coding sequences within it:
- a CDS encoding UPF0182 family membrane protein, whose product is MKYSQYLALIPVIIIIVFAALISFLGDYYWFDSVGYAGIFLNIIAVSVILGIIAAVVFFGFSYICARISLKSAANGGDVSVLNKRIVLLFCGLGALFGGLSVSSQWETVLMFLNQSPFGVLDPIFGLDAGFYVFSLPFFNLIANFVIGVVIFSIIVSFLGYLLESEILTLNFNEYPITEFKGQLKIDSFIPQLSVLLFFLFSAISARIWLARYDLLFTPGETVFGVGYTDATVTLPVMAVLTFVSFLIGIGFLINERLRRPEVIKYGVIIFIAVAVIGVIAGGVVQVLIVSPNEFNLEKPYLSHNINSTLVAYGLDDVDEKQFTVDYNLTNTDIIENSATVENIRLWDWRPLKTTYEQLQLFRTYYEFNDIDVDRYTFGDSYKQVLISAREMNIKDLPSQAQTWVNTHLVYTHGYGAVMSPVDVVSKEGLPDFYLKDIPPTSEYIELNQPGIYYGEGLDDYSVVMTKTEEFDYPSSDENIYTTYQGSGGVELSGILQRLIYAIKFKSVELLVSGSLDSDSRILMNRNILERADAVAPFLSYDSDPYVVVSEGRLFWIIDAYTSTGKFPYSATVQTSDYEEFNYLRNSAKVVIDAYNGDITYYIVNGNDPLIQAYNGIFPGAFKDFSEMPEDLRSHVRYPAGIFEIQSEVYSLYHMKDPRVFYNREDAWNVPDEVYRGSRQRMEPYYIIMKLPGEESEEFIQMLPFTPRSKENLIAWMAVRSDTPNYGGIVVYQFSKQELTYGPMQIEARIDQDTEISQDITLWSQSGSSVLRGNTLIIPIENSILYVEPLYLEATEKGTLPQLKRVIVAYGDRLTMKDTLAEALDEIFGDIAIERPVGGAGEGIGEGEEVEVLSSEVLDKLNRIAELYDSAQDALNKGDLGAYQRNIDQIGDIINS
- a CDS encoding M24 family metallopeptidase, with product MHKKVPAPELKRRMTRFRDEMLRIDPDWEMAAVFSKINQYYFAGTMQDGVLLIPSDGEAEFFVRRSFERAKEESNFPVIKQMRSYRDAASDMGLAPKKIYTEKEIVPLSLMERFTKHFPAQEILGVDNIILKLRSVKSRYELDYIREAGKIHRFVLEDVVPGLLRARMTEADLGTELYRALLDEGHQGIIRFRAFDTDFMLGQIAFGENSLNPTNFDSPSGFLGMGISVPVLGSRRRKLKNGDLVFIDIGCGVCGYHTDKTMTYMMNSHPKNDISDINDRLYDIQMETAKLLKPGAIPSEIYDTVMDSIEPEFLDNFMGFKNRRASFLGHSIGLQIDELPVIAKGFDEPIEKNMVFAIEPKKGIEGFGMVGTENTFIVTAKGGESVTGLHPGLMVID
- a CDS encoding ammonium transporter yields the protein MINSGFVLICTAMVMLMTPGVGLFYAGLVRKKNLISMLTLSFISFALVTIQWVVIGYSLAFGPDIGGIIGGPDHFMLNGVGFNGEPVPDLLFMVFQLVFAAITLAIITSAVAERIKLSSFIIFGLLWTTLIYDPLVHWVWGGGWLSQMGVLDFAGGIAVHIGAGFGALALAFAIGKRLGFGDHSMEPHNITLTLIGGALLWFGWFGFNAGSALAVNEIAINAFIVTNISASAGALAWLGASWVNGKPGSMGMISGAIAGLGAITPAAGYVGPVSAILIGVISGMLCYGALLFRMNKGWDESLDAWAIHGVGGLWGTIALGIFAVPAIGGIVGLISGGYGQLEIQILGAVSAAIFAFTATYILAKIIDRIHGLRVSEEEEYVGLDISQHGEATINS
- a CDS encoding S8 family serine peptidase, whose translation is MMNPDTPVKLMSGSYAVKDGNKINESVKAGQNSENLIREENIIRDYSDAGIPGLKVVKIPDNSSLDETLEVYSNNPEVLYAEPNYIYYAHDIPDDPDFGQLWGLQNDGQYVYGASGTPGADIDALNAWNITTGSDEVVIAVIDTGVLLTHPDLKDNIWENPGEVIDGIDNDNNGYIDDIHGWDFYSDDNDPTDLNGHGSHCAGIIAGVGNNSIGITGVMWDAKIMPLRFLGADGSGSTADAIDAIIYARNNGADIISNSWGGGGYSVALEDAIRDFAGPAICSAGNKGYNTDVIPSYPGSYSLDNIITVAATDSSDLRASFSNYGAKSVDVGAPGVNIYSTVTGNSYTYKRGTSMSGPYVSGLAGLILSLNSTLSATEVKKLIIDNVDPLASLSSTTVSGGRINAFKTLSAVPVPEKLPKAGFTADVTLGENPLSVSFTDLSTGDPDGWLWDFGDNTTSDERDPVKVFNKTGVYSVSLTVMNSAGTDNITKTDYINVTGKNAEIPYLKMPAGEIEPAGSGIFTVPAGNITDAVSLSFEIVYDSSVISVNNITLNTTVSDADLTVNITEGKAVAWFKSATPFTSGNETELFCFNISAAGEYGSNTTLQCLNATYTDNSFSTHNITSADGIISIIVKGDFNNNGVVDIGDVSKVAYMVAGKIPEDMTADFNGDGRVDIGDASKIAWYFVGKTAEL
- a CDS encoding AEC family transporter: MRHNLSSQMNFLTIIDSIVILFILMGVGYASYKSGIITRDGAHGLSSFLVNITLPSLIIVSMQIPLSSETFGRTMEMFAIAIIYYILSFAFAFTVPKYLTESDLEKGVYSFMLVFSNLGFMGIPVTAAIFGNGAVFYTSLVMLPFGILAFSVGILMLRPDMGRYFDPKLFLNSGIIASITGLIFFFTGFHIPAPFIDVLEILGSLTTPLAMVVTGSLLATMPASSMFKDFRIYAMTLFRLVIIPAVLYLILNPFVSDRLLLGIIVILAGMPVAANAVLLAEEYNVDSTAASKGVFISTLLCIFTIPLTAYFLL